Within Candidatus Melainabacteria bacterium, the genomic segment AGCCGTCAGATCAAACTGGCGACCGGTGCGCTCATGTCTATGCCAGGCCGCACTTGTGCCGGGCTTCAGTGTGCCAAAAAGGGTCAATCTTATGAATACTTTGGGAAGCAGCATGCTAATTGGCGACCTTTTAAGGGGCGCCAAACTTATTCAAATTCACGATCTTACTAACGCAGTACAGGTAGCGAGCAAAACAGGGTTGCCTGTAGGAAGAGTGCTCGTCATGCTCGGGCTGGTGACAAGCGAAACCGTTCATGCGGCGCTACAAGCTCAATCACTCGTGCGCGATCGGCTCATAACGATGGAAGTGGCTACCAAAGCAATTGGTATGGTGGCAAGCTATCGCATCGATCTGGAACGGGCGCTCGAATGCTTAGGCTCATTGCCAGGACGAGAATTTGAAACCAACAAGCTGGGCGACTTACTCGTGCTCGCCGGGCTGATTACTAATGATTGCCTGGTGGAATCTCTGAAAACCAGTCAACATCTCAATTTACCGCTTGGGCGTATCCTCGTGCTGAAGAACATCCTCAAGGAACACACAGTCGAAGCAGCACTTAATGCTCAGGTGCTACTGCGCGATGGAGTTATCGACCGCAAAACAGCAGTGGCTGCATTGAAAAACGCCAGGAAAACACATACATCTCTGGAAAGCTGCTTGACTGCAGCCGGAGTAGACTCAGGCAACAAGCGCCAGACGATAAGGCTGGGAGAGCTCTTCGTACTCGCCGAAATAGTCACCGAGCCAGACCTTCTGGCAGCCGTGGAAATAGGACTCAACGAAGGCACTCAAATAGGCCAGGTCCTGATGCAATTTGGTTTTATCAACAGCGATACACTAGAGACTTCACTAAAACTACAAGAGATGGTGCACAAACACTCGCTCTCAGTCTCACAAGCCGTGCAGGTGCTGAGACTATATCTCCAGGGTGTCGACATTCCTCATGCCATTGCCAGCATCGCCGAACCTGAAGTCAATCCGGTGCAGGCGGTAGGATTAGCTGAGGTCCTCTATCTATCAGGGTTGGTGCCTCAGGAAGATACAGAAAAAGCTTTAGCAATCAGCTATGCCAGTCGCATTCCATTCAACAAAGTTTTGCTGCAATACAACATGATCAAAGAGGAAGCGTTGAATGTTGCCACCCGCTGTCTTCTTCTCATGGGAGAGAATCTGCTTACTGCCGAAGAAGCAATCGTAGCCATGCACCACTGCATATGGAGCGGCACTGAGTTAGTTGTGGTTCTTAGCAAAATGGGCTGGCTGGAAGAGCAACAACGCAAAGAAAATGAAGACGCGCTTCCAATCTTGCTTGGTGACACTCCAATAACATACACCCCTCCACCGACGCCTGAATTCAACCCAACCGCTTCGATCTGGTAAATCAAAGTCTAACTAAGCAAGCCGGTTAGTTGGCACCCAGAGCAAAACAACCGAGTTGACCTGAATATTAGTTTTCTTGGGCGCAATGGAAGTCGACTTGATTGAATCGAGATGCGACTGCATCTCTTGATTGAGCCGATTCACTTCGCCATCGAACTGACTTTGCATGTCTTCGAACTGCTCTCTCAAGCTCTGCAAAGATTCAAGTGCTCGTTCCGAATCTGCTTGTTTTTGGGAGGCGCGACTCACTCTCCTTGCGGCCGTCGTCGCCTTGTTAATGGTGCCGCTTCCAAGCGGTCGACGTGAAACCATAGCACCAAAAATAGTGGCACCAACTGATATCATCGAATGCAGTTGTTCATCCCGTGATTCTTGCGCTTGCCGCTCTGAACGTTGCTGAGCGATTCGCATCCGCTCCTCCAGAGCATTCAGTTTGGGAGCATATTTAGTTCTCAACTTCTCCTTCAGCTGATCTCGCAGTTCGTTCAACTTCTGCTGCACTCGAACACTAAACGCTCCTGGCTGCTCATTTGGCAGCGAGTACATTTGCAACCCCGGACAACACAGCAACTGATACTTTTGGGATTGACTCAGCCAGACGGCAAACGATTTAGACCAATTTTTGTAATTGACTTCTTGACAGAGAGCACTGGGAGGTTCAACAAAACTCGCGCCAGGTTCCGGCTCGGAATTGAACTTCTCGATTGTATACTTCACAGCCTGTGCATCACTCCAATTGAAGGTAGCACCATCACCGGTGACATTGGCGATGAAGGCTTTCGAAACAGTTTCATCAAGCTGCGTTTTCGAATCTGTAAACCGAATTGTTGCCGAGGCATACAGAAATGGCTTGTATACGACCGATGCATCAGACAAAATGCTTTGCTTGGAAGGCAAAAAATACTGTTTAACGGCAGGAGGTAAAGCGGGCCGGATAGCCGATTGATTCAGCCCGGTCGGTTGATTGGGCGCGACGGACTGCGGATTCGCTCCGGTCGATTGATTCGTTGCGACGGACGGCGAATTCATTGCAACGGATCGATTTGTCACTGCATCCACACCTCCGCTCCCGTCTGGAAGCCGAGCTTGTTTACCAGCCATCAACGCCTTGATTTGCGCCTTCATCAGCGGTCCACGCAAATAAGACAAAGTCCAACGAGTTTGGAAAATTTCAGGGCGACTCTCATGCACATTATTCATCAAGAAAACTCGCCGACCAAGCCCGGACAAAATCTTTTCCATTTCCTGTCGATCGAATTTGCCACCGGTTTCTGCCGTTGCACCCTCAAGACCTTCCAAAACGCGCATCTTATCGCGCTCCGTCTGCAGTCTGCCAATAAACCAGGTGCCTGTATTTGCCAGACCTTTGTAATCAAGGTCAACCGGGTTTTGTGTAGCCAGTATCAAACCCAAACCGTATGCACGAGCTTGCTTAAGCAAAGTCAAAAGTGGCTGCTTCGATGGAGGATTGGCGACAGGAGGGAAATAACCAAAGATCTCATCCATGTACAAGATAGCGCGCAGGCTGCTTGTGCCAGATTGAGAACGCATCCAGGAAACCATCTGACCGAGCAGGAGGGAGACAAAAAACATGCGTTCCGTGTCACTCAAATGAGCGATCGAAAAGATGCTCACCTGCGGTTTACCGCTCTCAGAGTGCAGCAACTTACTTATGTCGAGCGGTTCTCCAGAAAGCCAGGCATCGAAGCCCGGCGCCGCTAACAGATTATTGATCGTCATAGCCAATTCGAACCGGTCTTTAGAAGGAAAAAACGACTCGATGTCTATAGCACCAACTTGCGTCATCGGCGGTTTCTGAATTTGCAAAATGATTTCGGGCAAAGTCAGATCATCACCCTTGCGCCAGGCTCGGTCCAGAATATTCGAAAGCAAGATATGCTCTCGACTCTTCAACGGATCGACGTTACCGCCCAGCAAAGCCAACAAACAATTGGCAGTAGTAACGACACGATCTCGCATTGCTTCACTATCTTCGATGACTTCTCGAGGCGGAGATGAAAGTGACTGCAAAATCGAAATCGGAATTCCGGCAGTACTTCCCGGCGTATAAATCTTGAAATCAGCGGATGACTTAAGCAGCTTGATCCGCTCTGCACTCTGCCCCCATTCCGCCAGACCAGTTTTCCAAGCCATTGCTTGCTGCTCGGCAAATTGCCCGGGAGTGAGATTTTTCTGCCTCGCTTCATCAGCATTGACCCAGGGCTCAAACTCCTCAACACTCAGATTGGGAAAGGTCAACAACAGATTCGATAAATCACCTTTGGGATCGATGGCGATCACAGGAATATTGTCGATTGCCGCCTCTTCAACGAGATCAAGGCAGAGACCTGTTTTGCCGCTACCAGTCATGCCAATGCATACAGCGTGGGTCAGCAAATCGCGACAGTCATACAAAACCAGCTCGTCTGTTGTTTTCTCGGCTCCTAGGTCGTATCGACGACCAAGATAGAAGAGTCCCAGTTTCTCAAAATCCTGACTCAGCGCCACAGTCACAGAGCATACCTCACTAAGATTTCTCGGGCTTAGCCTTAACTAGTGACTGCTTCTTTGCCTCTTCATACTCTTTTTTGACGTCGTCGATATCTTTTGACTTCAGCATCTCCATGTAGCGAATCGCCTCCGCATAAAGAGGCAACGACTCAGCCCATTTACCTTGTTTCGTCAAAATTCGTGCTTCGTTGCGCTCAGTAACTGGAATGCTTTCATTCATGTCGCCGTATGCTTTGCGAAAAATTTTGCGCGCCTTTTGCAAATAACCGGCACATTGCGTATACATCTTCTTCTTTTCGTACAAAGAGGCAAGATTGTTCAAACTGACTGCCACACGAACATCTTCGGGACCACATTCCTCCGCCTCTTTGAGACCGGCGACGAGGTTTTTCTCGGCAGCATCCAGATCTCCGCTTGTCAAAGCCGCAAGCCCGGCTTTATTTTTCTGATCCCAGTCCCTGGCATGCTCGGCTGCGATCTCTTTTGGATCGAGTTTCAAACTGCTCTCTTTCGGCGTACAACCGGCGATTGAGGCACAGACGATTACCAGCAAAGTAATTTCAAGCAGAGCAGAACTTTTCATCAACAGTTTCCAGGAGACGTGAAGTCATATTTTACCCGGTTACGAGCATCTCTGGCTCGATCTTAACTGCGGTTACCGTGCTCAACCTTGAATCTTTACTGTTTCGATGCCACTTGAGGTCTGGTGGCAATTTCTCGCACTTCTTCCAATCTTCTGGTGATTGATTTTGCAGTTCTACTTCTTGTGATTGTTCCTGCAAAAGGAATAGAAATACCTGCATCAGTGCGCGAACTGAGTTTCACCTCGGTCTGGTTGTCACCGGCTGGTCTCAGATTCCATTCACCATCAAACGCTTTTAACTTATCCGACTTGAGCAGAGAATACTGCAACTTTTGCATCGGGGTCTCATGCTCCTTATACGTGCAAACAGCAGACCCAATCACGGGTATACCATCGAACTTTTCCTCGACGACATAGTCGCCGGCTTTGCTGGACAAAATTTTGCGATGAGCGGGATCACTACGACGCAGCGTTCGCATTGCTTCCCACACGGCTTTGACAGGCGCGTTGATCACCATCGTCTGCGATACCATCGCATTCGTGTCACATTCGGCCATAGCCGGAGACGCACCAAAACCCAAGATCAAGCCGCACAAAATCCACCTACGCATGTTCGCCATGTGTATTCCCTCTCCCGTGACTGTATCTCCAGACGCGAGAGGGAATACTTAGTTCCGCGTTATGCGCTCACCTGATCCTGAATTCGGGGAATCCATTCGCGTACTGGTTTGCCGACGTAGACTGTGCCTCTATCGTGCATCAGTCCCAAACCTAATTTCAGGTGACAGACTTCTCGATGCAATCTGTTACTCAAAGTTTTGATAGCGGCTGTAGAATCGACTTTGAAGTCTTCAACGTATTCGCTGACGTCGACCGCTTTCCCTATTGAAATTCGAGCAAACCTATCGTCACCATTTTCAACATATCTGATCGCCATGGGAACAACTGGAATATTGGTGCCCGTAGCCTGGCAATTCAAGGCGATGCGTGCCACACCAGGCTTGAAAGGATGAGTGGTTCCGTCGCGAAAAACATTGCCTTCCGGAAAAACGACAAGCACTTCTTTTTTGCGGAATTGATTGAGAATGAAATCGTAAGCAGCGCGGGAGGCAACGGCAGGAAAAGCTCCAATACCAG encodes:
- a CDS encoding ATP-binding protein, with translation MTVALSQDFEKLGLFYLGRRYDLGAEKTTDELVLYDCRDLLTHAVCIGMTGSGKTGLCLDLVEEAAIDNIPVIAIDPKGDLSNLLLTFPNLSVEEFEPWVNADEARQKNLTPGQFAEQQAMAWKTGLAEWGQSAERIKLLKSSADFKIYTPGSTAGIPISILQSLSSPPREVIEDSEAMRDRVVTTANCLLALLGGNVDPLKSREHILLSNILDRAWRKGDDLTLPEIILQIQKPPMTQVGAIDIESFFPSKDRFELAMTINNLLAAPGFDAWLSGEPLDISKLLHSESGKPQVSIFSIAHLSDTERMFFVSLLLGQMVSWMRSQSGTSSLRAILYMDEIFGYFPPVANPPSKQPLLTLLKQARAYGLGLILATQNPVDLDYKGLANTGTWFIGRLQTERDKMRVLEGLEGATAETGGKFDRQEMEKILSGLGRRVFLMNNVHESRPEIFQTRWTLSYLRGPLMKAQIKALMAGKQARLPDGSGGVDAVTNRSVAMNSPSVATNQSTGANPQSVAPNQPTGLNQSAIRPALPPAVKQYFLPSKQSILSDASVVYKPFLYASATIRFTDSKTQLDETVSKAFIANVTGDGATFNWSDAQAVKYTIEKFNSEPEPGASFVEPPSALCQEVNYKNWSKSFAVWLSQSQKYQLLCCPGLQMYSLPNEQPGAFSVRVQQKLNELRDQLKEKLRTKYAPKLNALEERMRIAQQRSERQAQESRDEQLHSMISVGATIFGAMVSRRPLGSGTINKATTAARRVSRASQKQADSERALESLQSLREQFEDMQSQFDGEVNRLNQEMQSHLDSIKSTSIAPKKTNIQVNSVVLLWVPTNRLA
- a CDS encoding 1-acyl-sn-glycerol-3-phosphate acyltransferase codes for the protein MNQLVDRKSWWSVGILNVLNNICLNVHFNSIEISGQENLPADGPYILISNHYSRWDPPLVQKVLERRRAIYMASPNEMKGLQGAIIPGIGAFPAVASRAAYDFILNQFRKKEVLVVFPEGNVFRDGTTHPFKPGVARIALNCQATGTNIPVVPMAIRYVENGDDRFARISIGKAVDVSEYVEDFKVDSTAAIKTLSNRLHREVCHLKLGLGLMHDRGTVYVGKPVREWIPRIQDQVSA
- a CDS encoding tetratricopeptide repeat protein, with the protein product MKSSALLEITLLVIVCASIAGCTPKESSLKLDPKEIAAEHARDWDQKNKAGLAALTSGDLDAAEKNLVAGLKEAEECGPEDVRVAVSLNNLASLYEKKKMYTQCAGYLQKARKIFRKAYGDMNESIPVTERNEARILTKQGKWAESLPLYAEAIRYMEMLKSKDIDDVKKEYEEAKKQSLVKAKPEKS